In one window of Plasmodium cynomolgi strain B DNA, chromosome 13, whole genome shotgun sequence DNA:
- a CDS encoding hypothetical protein (putative) has protein sequence MSERLYRKIKELECESNLYLSNNKALFESIHQLLREGVPSIPSACYVDDKLADRETNRYVLTKYIYDADDIIYKVEAHSKVTLEKETNLTGKLLDEEYLTDNEVEDMHKGDNYNVLDSVQIYVAHSHFEHVWNEHTMQYFLSCYHDEQNLKIHTHLLEKEEFGYDIQIELFEVPRTPGKMLLVASHLSKIREALQCGPFMHFFLSKTHEQENSFAKFIIRRNEVIYLLKKNDYVLVVLSVHYVDRHDRCIALGVCKNIHATTKSMDLHGHLDFSFYADFPAHLVPSELFVYEGGVDGDEGGEGDEGDKGDKGDSSNYDPCRGGSAHMDKGEAGEGGGAYLAAIRVADSAAPPDPCSPPRRSGQAETTAPNVGFVAIKMDAKLFSGCKDFSELIQISSRVSHIIVSFRDFLNNAV, from the coding sequence ATGTCCGAACGGCTGTACAGAAAGATAAAAGAACTGGAGTGCGAGTCGAACCTGTACCTATCAAACAACAAGGCGCTATTCGAGAGTATACACCAGTTGCTGAGGGAAGGGGTGCCCTCCATCCCAAGCGCCTGCTACGTGGACGACAAACTGGCGGACAGAGAAACCAACAGGTACGTGCTGACCAAGTACATTTACGACGCGGATGACATTATCTACAAAGTGGAAGCACACTCCAAGGTAACCCTAGAGAAGGAAACAAACTTAACAGGAAAATTATTAGATGAAGAATACTTAACAGATAACGAAGTGGAGGATATGCACAAAGGAGACAACTACAACGTCCTAGACTCAGTGCAAATATACGTGGCACATAGCCATTTTGAGCATGTATGGAATGAACATACCATGCAATATTTTCTGAGCTGTTATCACGATGAacagaatttaaaaatacacacacactTACTAGAGAAGGAGGAATTCGGCTACGACATACAAATTGAGTTATTTGAAGTACCAAGGACTCCAGGGAAGATGCTACTCGTGGCAAGTCATTTGTCAAAAATACGAGAAGCTTTACAGTGTGGCCCTTTCAtgcactttttcctttccaaaACACATGAACAGGAAAATTCTTTCgctaaatttataattagaCGTAATGAAGTCATATATCTCCTCAAGAAAAACGACTACGTTTTGGTGGTGCTATCTGTGCACTATGTTGATAGGCATGACCGCTGTATCGCCCTGGGAGTGTGCAAAAACATTCACGCTACTACAAAGTCCATGGATTTACATGGACACCTggacttttccttttatgctGACTTCCCTGCTCATTTGGTGCCCTCCGAGTTGTTCGTCTACGAGGGGGGAGTCGATGGGGACGAAGGGGGCGAAGGGGACGAAGGGGACAAAGGGGACAAAGGGGACAGCAGCAATTATGAcccctgcaggggggggagcgccCACATGGATAAGGGTGAAGCTGGCGAGGGTGGCGGTGCCTACTTAGCCGCCATCCGCGTGGCCGACTCGGCTGCTCCACCCGATCCTTGCAGCCCACCTCGGCGCAGCGGCCAGGCAGAGACCACTGCCCCCAACGTCGGGTTCGTGGCCATCAAAATGGACGCCAAGTTGTTCTCCGGGTGTAAGGACTTCTCCGAGCTGATCCAAATATCGAGTAGGGTGTCCCACATCATCGTGTCCTTCCGAGATTTCCTCAACAACGCCGTG